The sequence below is a genomic window from Ischnura elegans chromosome 2, ioIscEleg1.1, whole genome shotgun sequence.
aaatcgacatgcaattgtcctcgacaaacaaaaatagagcgagattcGGCTGGTAAGTGCAATGTTATTGTGAattataacgttgattaatgaaaagtatgttgtacacttttaaatatAAGTGAGAGCTCAACGTGTATATTAACGTTGAAGGTGAGTGCGTTGGAAATATGTATGCGATTAGCCACCTAAGATTACAGTGAGTAATTGGGATGaaaacttgtaaatgagaggaatttggcgttattatgcatttgcttatgccagatttggttatgcctttgctttgatggacccattttaatgataatacaagTATTCGAATTGAAGTAGTCAGTTTCGTCATATCGTTTATCGCAGAATTGGCCGGATAATTAgttataggcaatgaaaatagtaatgtaaacagtcctcacgagtgtggtaaaatgttttgaaatttattatcaACCGCAAGCGATGTCCTAAGAATAGTTTGCTTAATGATTGGAAGACTGTAGATAAGAAAGGATAACTTTACGGGATAAGAGCTGGTAACAGGGTGCTAAGAAGACGGAAACTAAGGTGAAGAACTAAAcccctcaaaatagataaaaataagaatatatttacaaCGGACTGCCTATCATTACGTTGCAACCCTGACTTCAATGTTCACAATTTGTATCCTGGCATTAACATTTAAGAGTTATGGTACTGACGAAATGCGCCTCAACATTTGTCGCTAACGTATATAAGTACATCTAACTTTTTAGAATAGAAGTgacattaagttcatatttttattgaataaattaaaatcttcttcattttgtagTAGTTTCAATTTAAGAGATACCTTGGGAATCTTTAAATGATGTCCAAAGTCAAGTGAAGGAGTTTCTACCTCATAATTGTGgattcttaaaaatcaatcacgctataatattaaataggtagcaaatttgcagcatctaaagtcatcagcacacctaaaaatatcactttcctaCTACCGTTCCTAAGAAAAAGGAAGCACAGCCTGAATGGGTGGCAATTGATATAAACTGAGCTATAGTGATGACTGTTCTACTTTTATCCTGAAGTACCTCACAATCAAGAAGGTTAAGAGACCCAAGCAGTGataatttttaagggaaatttctacctagtggaagaaattatatgtcttatgcaagtaaaaaaaatgcatgaaaaaataatgaatgaaacatgacccattcgtaatatttattttctcattttagacCATTCTGATAAGGTTGGTGGCAACTACAGGGTATCCCTTGTACGAGGGGtcccatgattaattttaaagtggaaaaccgtagtttgaccaccaacaaaagcaatggtagtgtatcaattggtaatttaccaatgcattaggtaacctgttaataatcgcttgtctaatagttctggccttgtttaatatgcctcttccaagaattagggactctgcaagagctgaaatctccataataatcagcctcatctgggaagggaaaaccagcccctacacacatattatgaagtacaacacaAGAATTAACTATCAATCCTGATTTTATTGGTGTACACTCCTGCACTCAATGTCTCAGCAATCATCTGAACCTAGAGTTAAGAACCCCCATGCACCTCTCATTAGACTTCATAATTTGCTTATAGGCTTCagtttaataagtttcagggGTACTTGGCCTGCCACATAGTATTCCAGTCTGGGGCCAGTGGTGGTGTGGGTTACCTAAGCCACCTATCATTCATTATACTTTTTAATATATTCGGTGCTCGAGGATAcagatatgatataaaaattattctttcttttcgatgcaaggagtttacttttaaaaaaatcaaggtcattacttccaatatattattaatatcatataatgtatgctaaattatgtaccagatgattttttttccaaatttataccaaacaacgaacactgatatccactctcccaagtacatttcatttccctatgcatggctgattgattccatatatgtatcgacataactgataatctggaaaaattGATGCTGACAAActactgttaaataaaataggaatgacttagaaatgacactctcttactttatttcctttgagcttacctgtaattatttagtaactatAAAGAATAACGAAATGCAACAGTTGTTCTGGAGGTGGTATCAGTTACCATCACGTTTCAAATTGTTTAAGAGCTTGTTTCACAACCATGTTAGTAATATGCTTCTGAGTGGGTTTTCATAGCATATGGGATGAGAGTAGTTGCAAGAGACTTAAGCTGTGGATGTAGAATGGGTTTCATGATATAGTGaatatgaatcattaaattaCAGGGGATGGGGAGCTGTAATTtggtaaaagtttgtaatatGAATAGAAGAGTGGCATTATCACCAAATTCTTTTCAATGCTACGTTTCTGATCCCATACTAATGGAAACAGCCTAGGTAAAGTTGATGAACATCCAGAGCAACATCTCCATTAATCGGTTACTTACATCATGCCATattataatgcaggaaatttaacgaaaggaactggatcctttattgtgaatgcataaatacctATTAACTGTGTAAGGCCTATTTGTAGGAATACCTCGACTATTACCAATTAATTTGAGAAGGACTGGCATGTAAGGTATTGATGATTTAGAAACACtcaagagaataattttcagagtcaaggtctaatccatgataaattattaaaataaattacaatgttggtttgattattcTTCAACAgtataaatttattggaaaatgctatgtaaacagtaatgggctcatcaaaatttgttccaaaaattcaTGGGCATCTACATCAGCAGcaattcatgcttaattttatattactctactctgctcattttctattgatgggaattatatatctttggACAATATGGGGGGAGAATTCTATGCTTCTGTAACCTCCTCAACTTCTCTGCTGACAGAGGGATGGCCAAGTCCCAAATTATTGTCACTACCAGTAGCTACCAATGCccataaaattgcagtgcacaatatatctagatttaggtaggtattccatgtacaattttcactaacttatatagggatagtggttgatgtggtttagtaatataccttcaaatgcattcgtactacaagagctctttgagctggaatcatgtggggacataaaatatttattagctccCTAGCTaaatctttatccaatattttccctgaaatacctTTTATGTTAATACAAAAGGGTCATATACATTCATTAGTTCCCTTACACAAGACTgtctctttcatctctctcctcctcctaagtatttctagggctctcacaccaataattttcaatcagattcgaACGTTTCATAAATTAACGatacacattcaaatgaaaataggttagcctcacctcaccttatgagaacattaaaattgtaatctcagaaacaataaatggtctcaaaatgttatatggaacaatatatatctatagcacattaagaagtaattggctgtcttatttcatagatttacaatgagtcatttcacataaaagcaCAAATCCCTTAGCTAGGGTTCTGAGTGGCTAGAATGTGGGAGTCAATTCCTTTATACAATCATGATACTGCAGCAGGCACAAACAGGTATCTGGCTCTCAGACAATGTCCTCTACTCAAATCCACAATCAATACAAACAAGATGATTGACTTGCCTCAATTCTTTAATAGGGACCATCACACTAATAGCAACTGAATAAATACTCTCGCTCTCTCTTCCATAATAATCATAGTCATGCCATGGACTCATAGGCTTAATCGAAAGGAAACAACCTGTatgatagatatcacaaaaacgaCACTTGTCCCCAatgtatatactaaccattttGAGCAAAACAAATCTCTTATGCCAAGAAATACTTACGGTCATCTTTTGTCGCAAGACAGatgacactgaaaacagtagtataCTCAATAATGACAACTTGGTAAAATAATTGAAGTTGTACCCACTATGttatgtacataaataacatgCCTACAAACGTCTATCTGTCATAAAAGCATCTACCTATCCACAGTTCAGACATGGTAACCTCCAGCCACAGCagctgcacatttcatttgcgaaaaggacctcatataaacacacaaaatcgattcacctatcagttatatcctttcagtgtcaatatcttgtatttgattagttaaaacaatagccatcacaacgtagagaaaaaaatataaatccactatacggcaataattgtgaatatttatacatcgccagcctgagtaaaaatattgatcagcAGAGGAGCTGTCTTTCTGCTAGTTATGTCCCTCCAACTTCATCATCCATAAATATCTTATACAACTGTATATACAGACTATAGAGCGCagtattcattcatgttattttagcattgatgttgaacatgagccctttcaaaccagaagaaacaaaataatcttatgatcatactgcgagttgtttaccttcttagtggatattaaaagtagcatttgtaCTTTATCCTAAGTTCTTGAATCCCGCTACATACTCCTTTTGCATATACACTAGTATTCATAGAGTAACACTGCATTCCGAAGTGGGAAAGCACTGACTAACACCACAAAGGTGACTCGTAgcagcaaattcatgaatggaacacatacgtttcctcttaaccagcaaatatcttcctaactttgtaaccgtcccggggaaaagtagaacaaagcatttaaaatatctacgctcatacatcatctacactcatagtgaaacagacgacgggaaaatgtcttgtaaacacggcttaaaaacaacatgcgacgacacattttcaacttaagtattcactttgataaacggttgaaaataaatagagtactattgagatatgcAATTAGGCGGGCGACaacgataaatatgaaatatataaaacatttcctcaatgacagataacaacacctccaactccaataggtatgtattccgaaaagagaatatgagaagcatatacaaaacaagaataatttaaaattcatgaaattaacagttaaatatgcaaaaatattacttgcacgaaatgaaattacgtccacaactacaatgaacacagctgtttacatggcaaagcaaatacatgacatatattaacagcatgTGGCCCCGTCGTCTACCGCGGTCTACTGTTTACGTGgcggaaactgagttttcgttgacaactctcgtcgcgtaaactgaagcacgaaacttacgcggcggaatgttcgaaatggcttacagaatagcaacaatgtgattttcgcgatcccgtcacgaaatctttcgtcttcgcgaccgcgtaaacagttactgaatagccctgctgatATCTAAGTTTTTCTCTACACGGATATTAAACATATTGATTGCTTTATTTTCAGATATCACTCATCCCATTCCTGATTTGACTGGTTACATCACAGAAGGACAAATATATGTTGATCGTCAATTGCACAACCGACAGATTTACCCTCCAATCAACGTACTGCCCTCTCTCAGTCGATTGATGAAGTCTGCCATTGGTGAAGGAATGACTCGCAAGGATCATGCTGATGTTTCAAATCAGCTGGTAAGTTATCCTGAATCATGCCATGGCAGTATGGTCATGCGTCGTAAATTAGACttgttaatatttataaaaagctCACATTGCCATTgaactcattttaatatttagagAGCATTCCAAATCTCACGCCATTACTGCAGTGCTAACAACTAATATCAATTGTCATGTGGAACCAAGAATTTATTCCTTGCCAATGTCAATTGACATTAGTTGCTCCGGAAGTATTTGATGCTCTTGTCAAGGGCTTCTTTCAGTAAAAATCCTGAAAGGAGTTATCATCTGcttttatcattcttttttttaatctttcaaacCACTTACGCTACCGAGGTATCGTCTCTTCCCAAATAATTTCCTTAGAACATTCTGTAGACAGTGTTCAAATTTATGCTCATTCTgagtaattctttttttttttgggtgaaatttgaaattgaatttgacATCTCTTAACAGTGGTGTCACTGGCTTGCTTACGTTTCCCTTGAAAATTCTGATTTTGATTTGGAATGtaacttttgtaaatttttttggtaTCCAAGAGAGTTTCCAAATGAATTGAcagaaataacttcattttccaCTAAAATTTTGTCTATTACCCTAGTATGCCTGCTATGCCATTGGTAAGGATGTCCAGGCAATGAAGGCTGTGGTTGGTGAGGAAGCACTTACACCAGATGATCTCCTCTACCTGGAATTCCTCACAAAGTTTGAAAAGAACTTCATTTCTCAAGGTGAGTTCAGTAAATTTCATTTACCCATGGTGAGCGGAATACCAGATGCAATAATTTAAGAATCcgatttggaaattaatttttctcactgTACTGAAGATATTTCAGTGTTGCGGTAGAAATAAAATGGAAGCTTGATTTCACTGTTTAAGTTTTTATAACTTCCAATTTTGTTCAAGTTTAGAAAAGTCAACATTCAGTAAATTCACTGGTATATCCTACAACAGACAATTGCCACCTGTGTTATCTGAGGTGCGTGATGAATGCATTACTTAAGTCATTCACAATATCTATGACAGTATATGTACACATGACCTGAAGTCATATTTGGAAAATAGAGAAGGTTTAAAGAATTATTAGTTGTAAAAGAATTGCCATTATATTTCTAAAATCACCAGTGGTTTCATTTTTACCTGAAATTCAGAGAAAAACTAGCTTCTATTGAAATCATCAGGTATTAATTGAGAAAGCTTAGGATAATTACAAAACCTATTTTATCATTAACAAATACATGTCATTCGCAGGGAACTACGAAAACCGCACAGTATTCGAGTCCTTAGACATTGGCTGGCAGCTACTCCGTATATTCCCgaaggaaatgttgaagagaATCCCTGCTGCTACATTGGCAGAATTCTATCCTCGTGACTCTCGACATACTCAAAACAAGTAAAGGATACCTTAGTGTTGTGCCATTTCTTGAAATTGCTTTTACTTTGTAAAACTCAGAGCCATTCCTTGAAAATAATTGATTACCCATTAACTCCCATATCCTTCTGATTCAAGTATTACTTTGTGTTTAAACGTTGTCTTATGGCAATTTTATTGTGTTCATGTGTGTAATTTTAGTGGTACTGTGAGTAGAAATTTGATATTGggtttaattgattaaaaatactaCTCACCTGCAGTAGTCAATTACTGATACTTCAGTAAGTAGTATGTACAActtaaaatatttgtgataaatttgtgcataaaataattttttattcttttcattgaTACAATATATATTTTGGTAATGAATTATGTACAGTTTTATGAAAAGCACAGATCATTCCATGCCCATTTATGAACTAATTAAATGGTCCGATTTTTATTTTACGTGTCTGTAAAAAGTATACACAGCTATCTATTAACTGTACCCAGTGATTTGTGGTTATTAGTGTGGCTGGACTGTATTTCCTAGCTATTTAGTAGGGTTAGTCTCTCTGTTGGTGTACTATTGTAAGATATTCTAGTTTGTCACTTATCCTTCTGTGAACTAAAAATCCTGAATATGGTTGTCAAAACCTGTTTCTGGCTGCTCCTATTGATTTTAGTGATGAGCATTAAGTATTTTTAGTATGAAAATAAAGGTGAGTGGCTAATGGCATTGGGTAGTGAGTTATAGCTAAATCTGGTAAGTGGTATGACCCTTTGTGGCCAAAATGTTATCGACTTATTTTTGGTATTCCTCAAATACCACCATGTAAATTTGTACTTATTgttaatgaagttaaaattttatttgtaaaaatctattgatgttgTAAATTGAATCTACTGTTTTATATTTAAAGTGATACCAATAACCTGTGTTATAATCTGTATAAAGTATTAAATGTTTGGAAGTTCTAGCCTAAAGAGTGGTTGGGCAcagttgtgaaataaaatttgcagTGCTGTAAGTGAAttagaacatttttatttctgttttgcATTTAGGTagaatattgtttttataatagTATAATTGGCTAGCCAGAGAGAGGCTTGTACACTTGTTGAGTGATCATTAGCAGAAGTTTCCTTTACGTAAGTTGGGAATGTCTTTCTGCAATGAACTTCAATTACATACTCATTCAGTTAACCACACGAAGAATCTATTGAATTTACCTCACATTGGAAATCATTACAATGCTTTTCAATAGAATTTTCTAAGCAAACATCAAATTGTTTTTCTTGCATTGAAGCCATTTCTCTTATTAAAAGTTGTAACCGTCTAACCTGTAAATCAATGGAGTGGCATAAATGTCATGAAATAAGTACATTCtggaattcaattcaataaatcTTTCATACCGTGTACAAAAAAGTTGATTCTGGCCAAAGAGAAAAATCATTATCAGGGGTAGTGCCTGACATTTTTACACAACCGGGCACATGGCGTGCTTTGTCCACGATATagaatttatatgataacactagatttttgttaaaatttatcttatttgtagaaattatttcaagcttgtaTATTTAAAGGTGATACAGATACAATGGTACTCAGTCGGTATGGTTGGTACACGGCCGGTTGCACCGAgtgtgtcgggttcctcttgcggATCGAAAATAAATTCCTACAATACtttgtgatttaaaaattcatgctatagacagtcaaaatgaaaTTGTAAGAATACACAATGCCATTCAAGATAAGCAAAGCACGAAATACATGGCTGGTCGCATGGTGTACTTCGAGCGCCATGGGCGttggttcctcttgccgatctaaaaataaattaggaccAATATTCTGACTTTGAAAACGAcgatagacagtcaaagtacattgtaagaatacatgTGGCCATTTTAGATCacaatgtacgtacaatgttgaaatccttggttttcaaagattggcgTACCTTATACGCCAGCTGGAGGGTTAAAATTACGCCGGTAATGGGTAACCTATTCTTGATGTACACAATTCTagcacaattttaatttaaattcatgggCACCATAAAGAAAACTTAATATATGGCTCTTAACTAATGGTTGAGGTTTAACATTGACTCACAGCAACTACTGCAGAGAGTTCGTCAAGAAAGGAAAGCTAGGTACATATTGGAGGTAATTTGAACCGCTGCTATGTAAATTTAAGGCCAACATTAAACTTATCAAAAGTAATGAAAAGTCCTCACAAAACCAAGGTATGTACAATAAAAACTAATAAGAGAATCCCCATAAAAGAGTTGGTTACATTTACCttcctaaaaaattaattctccaaTACATAACCTCTACCTAACAGTGACCTATTATTCACAAAATACTTTACCTCATGCTGGAGCATTGTATTTTCATACATGTATCTGGTGTTCTTTGTAATCACCTGCAGAtacatggcattattttttgaaaattctcctTCACTATTTTTCAGATACTTCTGCACTGAGCTCTCCAATTCTGTTCTCAAATCTTCAATAAGAGAATTCAAACTTTTAACATGTATATGGTGCTCCCTTGATTCTTCTTGTAGCTTCTCTTGCAATATGTCCCGCAAATATTTCATCCTTAGAAATTTCACACATAAGTTGTAAATAGTGCCTGAAGATGCAGCAAGTGCATTTTCCATCTTTTTAATTCTgttctgaagaaatattttttcttgttggtCCTCATATAGCACCCTTTTGAGTAATAAAGATCTAACATTAGTAATCCCTCAAAAAGGAATTTTGCCAAGcaaatgcatttcaatgaataattcaTACTTTAAGCCATGTATTGACATAGATGAATCTTTGAGAGTAATCTAAGCATTTCAGAGATGGATGTATGCTAACTTCTAAACAGATAccaaaaatgtctgaatttctgCATAGAGAAAACCGGAGATCAGTTAAAAGCCTGAGAAAGATTCATGAACAATATTGACACCAAAAGAGTCTTAAGTTCTTTTTTATACAATTGACCTAAGGGGTGGGAACCAAAAATAACTGGAAtctcctatgaaaaaattgtataaacctgtttcaaaattttatacaattgccatggcaatgtataagattgtataaaatttttaaacaggtttatacatttttttcataggggatatcacatttttttaataatcaatattttcacaCCAAATTTTGATCGCCATCCAAGTACATAATCCCCGCtgattaatgtatttattatagCCAATATTCAACAATAGGCATTAAAATTCAGTAAATAgcaacaatataaaataaatagatgcCATTCCAAACGCATTGAAGGCTACCTGCAATCTTAAGTCTTAAGTGCTCATTGTGCATGCTACAATGCATTTGTTTTCCTTAGAATATTTTATCCTACAGAATCTCCATATTCTACTGAAATTCCATCACAAATCTTTGGGTTCTCACTTTGACCTGAACACACATGAATACATGCACATGCCAAACTGTAATGCCCGCAACAACATCTTCAATGCTAATGTTCCTCATACgagaaaatgtttaatttggcCAAGTCATTTAATCAATCACCTCAACTCATGACTTGCTATGAGTGCCCTTTTAATCATTATTCCTGGGCAATTATGCTCGAATTGTTGGTAATCCAGTTTTTTTCCTGTAATCAACTTCTTAAAGGTTATCGACATAGGCATAGCTCCAGGGAAAACAGGCATTTGCCATCTTCATATACCAACTCACACAATCAAAACCTCTGCACATATTTTCCTTTGGGGACTGAGGTAgtacataatttaaataaaaagtaaatattaactaAGTGTTTTCCACAGTGACACGAAATCAAAATTCATTTagagggttaaaattgacatagtGAGGCAAAGAACCACTACCAGCGTAACTACTCCCTCCACTTTACTGCCAAtggatattttataatgaaagtaCCATCTCCATAATAGGATGCTACTTGATGTTGAGTATTCTGAAAAGC
It includes:
- the LOC124154138 gene encoding uncharacterized protein LOC124154138, encoding MEQLTKFAMSKKSRAREIEALNGKISELQQKVETTQGDLNAKKKTLNEVLKQNELLCRELKEHQNLIISLKQQIEDEREFYAKQYTYHRAKLDGIQAQSSSIDIFSPEELASRAEELTKEELSRVLYEDQQEKIFLQNRIKKMENALAASSGTIYNLCVKFLRMKYLRDILQEKLQEESREHHIHVKSLNSLIEDLRTELESSVQKYLKNSEGEFSKNNAMYLQVITKNTRYMYENTMLQHEVRRLQLLIREMASMQEKQFDVCLENSIEKHCNDFQCEVNSIDSSCG